One Opitutaceae bacterium DNA segment encodes these proteins:
- a CDS encoding TonB-dependent receptor plug domain-containing protein, producing the protein MPSKLALVLGLAFGLPAALTAQSTPPSPSTESARDDVVQMNPFAVNTDRDFGYVAVDSLAGGRQNTPLRITPSAVSALTQEFISDTGVTDLQSALKWSLNVVPTNFRSGNEGGTAGDTHNFWSISIRGDGHVQGGNPPTKNYFPTFMVIDTYNVERIEINSGPNSILFGIGDIGGSLTTYTKTPRYDKTFSEGTVQTTSWGGYRGTLDVNAFQGRIATRANLLLADQRGWRDGDFDKRKAFDWGLTYKISENTQIRVGVEGWDQERNVYASAVTDGLSLWNGTTNAATWGATVAGAGSNPVATAGAPGVKYMDAWGGVDNYRVYVPGLGMMNWAHGLRSAGTGDFYGGAYMRPESFTDGRSGRSVPAAPSREFAIASPDSVLDAKSLAMNASFEHRFNDHSEFQLQGYKYVDTAKAKNFEGAGGGQGQGAAYDLNRQLPDGRPNPNYGKIYSDSFLDKQTQNHRVDEIRGQYTYHFDSTLWNVPLRQTFSVSAGHQVTDYDARQYQLFYRPAYGPVWQQSMIWGRIYWDNPQASWGIPEGGDFAYQAHTFNWYDFNSTQKINYGGVFSQSRLWDDRVNISLGARRDDYKNTKIGIRGTGNKATIADDAGNTYTAGVVGYVTEWLGVVANVSSNFQPAAGGLAPSVTGTVFGPSFGKGRDLGLRVSTKDHKYYGTVNFYETKSTDVIGGDSPGFQGIWDQYFKAGGTKTDIGPAGTVTGGPGSLKAAMSYVDTYDVKYHGVEIELVANPTPNIRLQAHYSKPKGEKENNGPNGRVYFAQHLPDWQVVANGSTPDAILLRTMLTDAQKRLDTTAVTTITPKLPTEIYNLWGAYTFREGGFKGLEMGGGFSHMGKQYGQPWENANGKRTQSPAYTIASAFVSYSTKFATFGHAIDAKFQLNVDNLLDEDKLIFTSFQTYGTNGVQGGNYRFLNPRKFTISANFSF; encoded by the coding sequence GCCGTGAACACCGATCGGGACTTCGGCTACGTCGCGGTCGATTCGCTCGCTGGCGGGAGACAGAACACTCCGCTGCGAATCACACCGTCGGCGGTTTCCGCCCTGACCCAGGAGTTCATCTCCGACACCGGCGTCACCGACCTGCAGAGCGCGCTCAAATGGTCGCTGAATGTGGTGCCAACCAACTTCCGCAGCGGCAACGAAGGTGGCACCGCCGGGGATACCCATAATTTCTGGTCAATCAGCATTCGCGGCGATGGCCATGTGCAAGGCGGCAATCCACCCACGAAAAACTACTTTCCGACATTCATGGTGATCGACACCTACAACGTCGAACGCATCGAAATCAACAGCGGTCCCAACTCCATCCTCTTCGGTATCGGCGACATTGGCGGCAGTCTCACGACCTACACGAAGACCCCTCGCTACGACAAAACCTTCAGCGAGGGTACCGTTCAAACCACCAGTTGGGGCGGCTACCGCGGCACCCTTGATGTCAATGCCTTCCAGGGAAGGATCGCCACGCGCGCCAACCTCCTTCTGGCCGACCAGCGCGGCTGGCGGGATGGCGACTTTGACAAGCGCAAGGCATTCGATTGGGGCCTGACCTACAAGATTTCTGAAAACACCCAGATCCGCGTAGGCGTGGAGGGCTGGGATCAGGAGCGAAACGTCTATGCCTCCGCGGTCACGGACGGACTTTCCCTCTGGAACGGCACGACCAATGCCGCAACCTGGGGCGCTACCGTGGCCGGGGCTGGCAGCAACCCCGTCGCAACCGCCGGGGCTCCCGGCGTAAAGTACATGGACGCCTGGGGTGGCGTCGACAATTACCGGGTCTATGTGCCCGGGTTGGGCATGATGAATTGGGCGCACGGACTGCGCAGCGCCGGCACGGGCGATTTCTACGGCGGCGCCTACATGCGCCCGGAAAGCTTCACCGACGGTCGGAGCGGCCGGAGCGTGCCTGCCGCCCCGTCGCGGGAATTTGCCATCGCTTCCCCGGACAGCGTCCTCGATGCGAAATCCCTCGCCATGAATGCAAGCTTCGAGCACCGGTTCAACGACCACAGCGAGTTTCAACTGCAGGGATACAAGTATGTCGACACCGCCAAAGCGAAGAACTTTGAAGGTGCAGGCGGCGGCCAGGGACAGGGCGCGGCGTACGATCTCAACCGCCAGCTCCCGGATGGCCGGCCCAACCCCAACTACGGCAAGATATATTCCGACTCGTTCCTCGACAAACAGACGCAAAATCACCGTGTGGACGAAATTCGCGGCCAGTACACCTATCACTTCGATTCCACCCTATGGAATGTGCCGCTGCGCCAGACCTTCTCGGTGTCCGCTGGCCATCAGGTCACCGACTATGATGCCCGCCAGTATCAATTGTTCTATCGCCCCGCCTATGGTCCCGTCTGGCAGCAATCGATGATCTGGGGCCGCATCTACTGGGACAACCCGCAGGCATCCTGGGGCATTCCGGAGGGAGGGGACTTCGCCTACCAGGCGCATACGTTCAACTGGTATGACTTCAACTCCACCCAGAAAATCAACTATGGCGGCGTGTTCTCGCAAAGCCGCCTGTGGGATGACCGCGTGAACATCTCGCTCGGCGCGCGCCGCGACGACTACAAGAACACCAAGATCGGCATCCGGGGAACCGGCAACAAGGCGACGATCGCCGACGATGCCGGCAACACCTACACCGCCGGCGTCGTGGGCTACGTCACCGAATGGCTCGGCGTCGTTGCGAACGTGTCGAGCAACTTCCAGCCTGCGGCCGGCGGTCTCGCCCCCAGCGTGACGGGCACGGTGTTTGGACCGTCGTTCGGCAAGGGTCGCGACCTCGGACTGCGTGTCTCAACCAAGGATCACAAGTACTATGGCACGGTCAATTTCTATGAGACCAAGTCAACTGACGTCATCGGCGGCGACAGCCCCGGCTTCCAGGGCATTTGGGATCAGTACTTCAAGGCGGGCGGCACCAAGACGGACATCGGCCCCGCCGGCACCGTAACCGGCGGCCCCGGCAGCCTGAAGGCCGCAATGAGCTACGTTGACACCTACGACGTGAAATACCACGGCGTGGAAATCGAACTCGTCGCCAACCCGACACCCAACATCCGCCTGCAGGCCCACTATTCGAAGCCCAAGGGCGAGAAAGAGAACAACGGTCCCAATGGACGGGTCTATTTCGCCCAGCACCTGCCCGACTGGCAGGTCGTGGCCAACGGCTCGACCCCCGACGCCATCCTGCTGCGCACGATGCTCACGGATGCCCAGAAGCGCCTGGATACAACCGCTGTGACCACGATCACCCCGAAGCTGCCGACTGAAATCTACAATCTCTGGGGCGCTTACACTTTCCGCGAAGGCGGATTCAAGGGCCTTGAGATGGGCGGCGGCTTCTCCCACATGGGCAAGCAGTACGGCCAGCCTTGGGAAAATGCCAACGGAAAGCGCACCCAGTCGCCTGCGTACACGATTGCCTCGGCGTTTGTGTCCTATTCGACCAAGTTCGCAACCTTCGGCCACGCAATCGATGCCAAGTTTCAGCTCAACGTCGACAACCTCCTCGATGAGGACAAGTTGATCTTCACGAGCTTCCAGACCTATGGCACAAACGGCGTCCAGGGCGGCAACTACAGGTTCCTGAATCCGCGCAAATTCACCATCTCCGCCAACTTCAGTTTCTAG